One Nostoc sp. UHCC 0870 DNA segment encodes these proteins:
- a CDS encoding helicase HerA domain-containing protein, with translation MTSLSDQHENLAKNQQSQCQQWFNQLPFDTRIAVIGMSLILALFSTAQAWRGEISSRIYFCILTQQQELKCRDKNNRPYRMTVWHWQQWQQDGMPTFIVPNTNINYQGLVKAANSSKPVWAGAAFLCFATAGWMLRHLQDQERQLFNFQAIVEKRDLARAEIKAKSELLDDYHQFNVQQIRLQSELDMITNEQVIDIQKAEILAEVEIQITQMEAADIKFEAEVAGMSPQDKEEYIKFLRQQKTPYLQGTQTLQATVNPGDKINPSEQPPAISSDEPAPSPLNSTETFNPWDYANANQLPQEYRWLREFISNTALVLGSQGSGKSWFVRVLALLKKLKGYRVIIFDPNSNQGEWMGMEFYGSYEEIQEQMKWYVGEIQNRYNQFRQSTISELQWREKLWREGKAFSIICEEYSTYTDFIEDKDLIKKFVKSANTLSRKQEAPVTFVTHNLSKECLGNVDGLFDIFKRMQRLFLDATTDPKTDQPVAAGTGRIKAVDADELREVFTPKLAVKITDFRTESEQMEDARQMLRRYEQMEGITNSSETVGSSLAQPSKPHLSDNVQKLYNFLKRTNRMSAKVKDIQPNFKVKGQRFSVDELTRFFNEIVEAELAEWVATGVIQLK, from the coding sequence AAGCCTGGAGGGGAGAGATAAGTTCGCGGATTTATTTTTGTATTCTTACACAACAGCAGGAACTCAAATGTCGGGATAAAAATAATCGCCCTTACCGGATGACAGTCTGGCATTGGCAGCAGTGGCAGCAAGACGGTATGCCCACATTCATTGTCCCCAATACCAATATTAATTACCAGGGGTTAGTCAAAGCCGCTAATTCATCCAAGCCTGTATGGGCTGGTGCGGCGTTTTTATGTTTTGCAACCGCAGGGTGGATGCTGCGACATCTGCAAGACCAAGAGCGTCAATTATTTAACTTCCAAGCCATTGTTGAAAAACGGGATTTAGCACGAGCCGAAATCAAAGCCAAGTCAGAATTATTAGATGATTACCACCAATTCAATGTTCAACAAATTCGGTTACAGTCCGAACTCGACATGATAACCAATGAACAAGTAATAGACATCCAAAAAGCTGAAATTTTGGCAGAAGTCGAAATCCAGATTACACAAATGGAAGCTGCCGACATTAAATTTGAGGCTGAGGTAGCGGGAATGTCACCGCAAGATAAGGAGGAATATATTAAATTTTTACGCCAACAAAAGACCCCTTACCTCCAAGGTACACAAACTTTACAGGCAACTGTTAACCCCGGCGATAAGATAAATCCTTCAGAACAACCACCAGCAATCTCCTCCGATGAACCAGCCCCCAGCCCACTAAATTCTACCGAAACTTTTAACCCTTGGGACTATGCAAATGCTAATCAACTACCCCAAGAATATCGTTGGCTGAGGGAATTTATTTCTAACACTGCTTTAGTGTTGGGGAGTCAGGGCAGTGGTAAATCTTGGTTCGTTCGCGTCTTGGCATTGCTCAAAAAACTCAAGGGTTACAGAGTAATTATCTTTGACCCCAACAGCAATCAAGGTGAATGGATGGGGATGGAATTTTACGGCAGCTATGAAGAAATCCAAGAACAGATGAAATGGTATGTAGGTGAAATTCAAAACCGCTATAACCAGTTCCGCCAAAGCACGATAAGTGAATTGCAATGGCGTGAAAAGTTGTGGCGTGAGGGTAAAGCCTTCAGCATTATCTGTGAAGAATATAGTACCTATACAGACTTCATTGAAGACAAGGATTTAATCAAGAAGTTTGTCAAATCCGCAAATACTCTCAGCCGTAAACAAGAAGCTCCCGTCACTTTCGTCACGCACAATTTATCTAAAGAATGCCTGGGTAATGTTGATGGACTGTTTGACATTTTTAAACGAATGCAGCGACTATTTTTGGATGCCACCACCGACCCGAAAACCGACCAACCAGTTGCAGCAGGTACGGGCAGAATTAAGGCAGTTGATGCTGATGAATTACGCGAAGTTTTCACTCCTAAACTGGCTGTAAAAATTACAGACTTTCGCACTGAAAGTGAGCAGATGGAAGATGCGCGTCAAATGCTCCGGCGTTACGAGCAGATGGAAGGTATTACTAATAGCTCTGAAACCGTTGGCAGTAGTTTGGCTCAACCCTCAAAACCGCATCTCTCGGATAACGTACAAAAACTCTATAACTTCCTCAAACGTACCAACCGTATGTCAGCCAAAGTCAAAGATATTCAGCCAAATTTCAAAGTCAAAGGGCAGCGATTTAGCGTCGATGAACTCACTCGATTTTTCAACGAAATCGTTGAGGCGGAATTAGCCGAGTGGGTGGCGACTGGTGTAATTCAACTCAAAT